The nucleotide window CTCTACGTTTTCTCGAGTAAGATTTACCGTTGTTTGTTGCTTTCAATATTTGATGGggtattaatttgttttttctttttagaatgccaaatatgaaatattattgTCAGCTGCTCTGGAGCATAATTGTGTTAGCTTATTGCGAGATTGTGCCAAGTCATGGATAGATGGGAGTTTTATGGGTAATTTTTCAGCGTCGACCGGTTTGTCGCTGTCCACCCTAACTGACTGGTTATGGAAAAGAGCTACTAGTATAAAAACAAGATGCAATGATCTGTGCAAAAGTCTTTTTGAATTTGGCGGTTATCCTTTGGATAGCAGAGAACAAAAAGAACTTGGCTTCATAACAAGACAACTAAAATTGTTATCTGATCTTTTGAGAGAAATTTTGGTTTATGCCAAAAAACAGATACCCGAGAGAGGTATTATTTGAGCAAagctaaatatacatatgtattttaactATTGACATTCTTTTACATTTTCAGTGTACAGCGATTTGGAAAATAAGCACAGTTCTTTATGCATGGCTTCCAGTTATCAGGATATTTTGTTGTGGTTACTTAATATAGGTCTTTTACCTGAAGCTTATCCGCATAATGATAAAATCAATGCTGGCAATGATCTAGTGCCCTATCCCTACAAGGAACTTAAAGAATTGTATAGAAATAAACGTTCGTTTTTCGCCAACATCAACGAAACTTTTATATCGAAAAAATCGGGCAGTTGCAAGCTACTCTTTATTGACTCGTTTATCGAACACGTGTGCAAAGGAAATATATTACATGAGTATTGGTTGGAAAATGAAGGTGATGGTTTGTATCCCCCCAACTCGTTGGAATCTATGCTACGTGTCATGCTGGTACCCGATTTGGATTACGAGAATAAGTGTGCCATAATGTTGTATTTCTTTTTGGACTTGAATATGGCCATTGATGAGGATGCCTATAAAGATGTGGtggcaaattttataaaatttcccaGTGTATTTAAACTTTCGGCCTCATTGATCAAGACGGTGCAGGCTTTTTGGAATCTGGACCACGATCAATTTCTGGTAAGTTTAATTTTGTACTTGTTGTCTTAATATCAAACATGTTGCCtatttaaattgataaaaatctCTATTTCATATGTATTTTGGTGATTATTTGTTACTTTTTAGCCGGCCGTAGATGAGTTCATTTCGCCGTTCAATAAAAATCAATGCTATCCTCAGTGGCAAGTTGAGTTGCTTATCGAAGTGTTGTTAAATCAAAAAGCCAGCAATTTGGCTTTAAGAATTTTAGAGTCTCAGCCTTCCCTAATATCGCCACTGCTTAAGTTGAATACATTATTGGCCAATGATCTTATTTCAGAAGCCTTTCATTTTGTGCGTTCCAAAAATGATGATTCACTCTTGGAAAGGTTTTTCACTTGTTGTCTTTGCAATGGTCAGTTTGGTGTTATAAGGGATTTGGCCTTGAGTGAAAGGGAAGgtttaatattacaaaatattttgaagaaaagtAAAGCTCCAGGTGCCGAAAGTctgcattttgtttatttactgcaaaaatcaaaatatattgAAGCCGTCTCCTACATGGATGAGCTGTCTAATAAACCGAAAAGTTTAAAAAGTTCAATGCAGCATGATTCACAAATGGATACTCCAAATTTGGTTCTGTCTGCATTCAACACTACTATGACTCCCGTTACACAGGGTTTGACAGATGTttattttcgtataaaaaataaaatcaagaaaaaggaAGTCGATAACAGATCGCCAGTTCCTTTAAGTTGTCAGCTCATTAAACAAAATGCCAACAGTTTATTGGGGGGAATTTATCACAGTTCGGCTTTAAGTGCCCATTTCGCCACCTATTATTGGGGTGAAATGGAAGAACAGACTAAACAGGCCAAACACTTGCTAAATTCGAATAATGCTCCCTTCTTGAGGAGACCACAGATCGACACGAATTGTATTGATTATTTGACCCAAAATAATATATCTTATCCTCAAGCCTACAAAGTCACCGAAAAACGTACATTGGTGGAGAGTGAAGTGCTGGATAATGAGAATGATGAATTCGAAAGACAAAAGGTTGAACATAAATTAAACCCCAAGAAGAAACGGCGTTTAATAGGTCAAGAAATTGTCGACGATTTATCACACTTTATGAAAATGAACAAGActtcgaacaatttaaatgcTTCGGAGTTTGCATTTGGTCCGGAGCAAACTAGTCAAACATTAGAGCAAACTAGAAAAAATTCTTTGGATTTACTGACACGACCCTTACTGACTAAACCAGCAGGTCATGGTCAAGAGGTCGAAGAACTTGCAACAACTATGCCAGAAATACATGGTATTCTGAAGACCAATACACCAGAACCAGGGCAGCTGCAACGAGAGCCTCCAGTGGAAGAAGAGAAGAATTTACGTTTTAGACTTCCTTCTGCAGATGCAAGCACCACACAAATAAATATTGAGGTGACACGAAGTGAAGATACACTTGAACAAATGGAAGTTGCTCAGGAAGAGGAGGAAAATAGGCCTTGTTCATTATCAGTTTCGCcgaaattcaaacaaatttccCGGGCTGTGTCAGAGGAGTCAAATAAGAGCTCTGTCAGTTCAAGCAACCAATCGGAGGAGAATTTCTATTCACCATTGTCATCCCAAAATAATTCTAAATTGGATTGTTCAAATCTGAGTAAATATAGTTTCATGAGTGGGCCCCAAAAAAGAAAACCCTTAGCCAGACTCTCGGCCGATCGTTCGGAAAAATCTCTAACACCCGAACCTGAAACAAAATCCACAAATTTAACTTCCCTTAACAAATCAAGTAATTTGGGTTATGCTACCGCCTTGGAATCGGCCCTAAAATCCAGAATTTCGCCCAGGAGATCAATAGAAAGATCTAGCTCAGAACACTTGGACAAATCTGTTACAAGAGACCAATTTGTTGTAAGAAAGGAATCCAGTAATGCTGCCTACGTAACTGCTTTTGATACACATACCAAAACTATGTCATTTGCCTCGTCCAGCTTAAAATTACAAGTAACTCAAACAACCAGTGGTTTTGGCAGCATTGCCTCACATAGCACTTTTGCAGGCAGTAAAATCAATGAATTTTTGCCAAAAGTGTCTTCATCCAAGGTTGGCACCACCCCTGTAAAAACTATTGATGATAATAAACCACCATCCCCAACCAAACTTTCCGAATGTTCAACAGTATTGGGTTCTTTAACAACATTCGAATGTACTAATACCGGTTCAAATAACGTATTCGCTATGCCCAGCATGCccttggaaaaaaataaaccaagCCTTGAGAAGCCTACCGAAGAGCAGCAACGCCAAATGTTAGAAACCACATTAGGCATGAGTACGTATGATTTCTCCATATTGGATTCTACGTCTTTGCAACAAACTAAATCATCTCTAATGGTAACAGCAAAAGATGTCTCCTTCAGAAGAGAAACATCCAATACAGCTGACAGTAAAAATTCAGAATTGGCCGAAGAATTAAATGAACAAATGGAATGCGAAGAACATGAAGAAGAACAAATGAAGGGAGACCCTGAACTAAAGAAGGAACATTTGATTGAAATACAAAAGGAATCAAGCACATTTGATTTTAGGGAAGAATCCAATGATGATTGTATAGTATTATCGTCATCATCTTCATCAGCTTCTCTGCCAGATCACGAAGAAGATGATAGTGATAATGATAGAGAGGAGGGTGGACATGATAATGAAGACGAAGAAAATTCCGAACTTGGAGAGAACATCGAGAGCGAAGATTATGATGAAGAAGGAAATGACGAAGAATTATCAATCGACGAAACAGACAATCCAACAGATACCGAAAATGAGGATGTCATACAACTTATAGAAGATTCTTCATCAGATGTACGGCAACCAGAAACCAACTATTATGATGAAAGTGACAGTGATGATGTCAAAGTGGTAGAAGATGAGCCAACGCCTCTAGCGATTGAAAATATTGAGAAAGCAGACGACAAGCTGTCTGTTATGGAGAAAGAAGAAACTAAGGTCATCTCTACTTATATTATTCAAGAAGAAAAATCGGAAGTGATTGAAGATAAACATGAAGATGTGAATGATGTTGAAGTTGTAGAAGTTGCAGCCTTTACTATAAGTGAAATACCATCATCGCCGGCAAACAAGTCTGAAATACACGATTCGAATCCTGTTGATGATTCCGAAAAAATATCAGGAGCTTCAAATAAACCATCTGAAGGAGACATACAGATAAATGAAAACGTTGGTACGTCCACAACTGAAATTATGAATGAAACAGCAGCTGAAACAGATAATGTAAAACAAGATGATATTATGGATACATCTGTTATTTCGGGCGTCGCTCAGGAAGATCATGAGCCGGTAAAAATGCAGAATAAAGAAGAACTGAATGCAGAAACTGCAAAAGTGTTGTCTAAACCACACATTTCAGGCTCGAAAGATATTAACACAGAAGAGTTTTTATCTGAAAATAAAGATCCTCAATTATCAAATTCAGAAAAGGTTGAAGAATGTGTCGAAAAACCCGAAGTAATCGAAGAAGAACCAATATCCTTAATAATGGAAGACTCAATGGATGCTTCagattccaataaagaaaaacaaattgaaattaaacccACAGAGGAAACTAAAGTAGATACAGCAAGAGAAGAGGAAGAAAAATCGGAAGTAATCATTGAGGCagatcaaataaataaaaatgtcgaTGAGAAGAACGAGGAATTAATGGTTAAAGAACTGGAAGTGGCTAGTACGTCCATATCCACGCCACGCAAATTACGAAATTTAAGGGGTTCATCAGTACCTCCTATTGACTTGGAGCTTAATGTTGCAGCAGTTCAATCACCACGCAGAAATTCACGAGGCATATCTGTTCCTCCGCAAAGTACCACTGAATCGGAAGAGTTCTCCAATCTCACCCCACGCACACGTCGCAGTGTAAGAGCGAGTTCTTTgcaaccaaaatataaaatggaTGATATTGAAACGGAAACACCACGCAAACGTGAGAAAACACAAGAGGCAGAAAGTCCTTCAGCAAGTTCAAGAGCAACACGGGGATCATCTGTTCCTACCAATACGGTAGCTGGTAAAATATCTACACGTCGTCGTTCCGTTTTATTGGATGCAATTAATGAAGATCCCGCAAGCCTGGATTCTCCTTCAACACGTACTCGTTTAAGGTCGCGTCTAAATTCGATGGATAGTGAACTGGATTCATCAATTGTTAGTGCTACAGATCAGTTAGTGCAATCTAAACGTTCCCGTAGGACATCCATATCAAGTAATATCTCCGAATTGCCTCTAACACCCAAACGCACAAGACGCAATAGCATTAGCTCCCAGCCGGAAACTAGTGCTGTACTTACACCACGCACTCTAAGAGGTCGTAGTGTTCTATCTGTGCATGAAGAAGACTCTGAGAGCATTCCAGCCTCGCCCAGACCAACTAGTAACAAACGAATTGGCATCAAACGTAAAACAAGTATCACCGAAGAACCATCTACTGAAAGCCAAGAGCAAACTGATCAAATTTCACCCAAAAGTGATCATTCACCAGTTTCTGAAGTTTCATATTCTACATCACGTCGACTGACACGCACTCaattggccattatggaaaaaTCGTCGGCATTATCACAGCAATTTGCTCAGAACGCAGTGGCTAAAGAATCAAACACAATTTCTCCGCCTCTCAACAAACGCACAGCAAAATCGCGTTCTACACGTTCATCCAACGCTCATGCCGATAGTGATGATGCAGAATCGGTCTCATCAAAAATTAGCACAGCCTCGAGTGTGACTGGTACCAAACGTCGCGTAACAAGAAGATCCATTAAAGAAAAGGTAATTCCAATACAATCCTCatctattatttaaataatacgttttttttttcctaattaaAGGATGAAATTGAAGATGATGGGGCTAGCATTGCAAGTTCCGTTGGTAGTGAAAAGCATCAAAGACCTCGTCGTTCGAAGGATAAAAGTTCACCTAATACGACTTTAACTGCCATACCAGAAGATGGTAAGTTATCTACACTTCAACCAAAGAAATAATTGTACATTAAAGTGTGCC belongs to Calliphora vicina chromosome 4, idCalVici1.1, whole genome shotgun sequence and includes:
- the Elys gene encoding protein ELYS homolog, with translation MEWHDIEVDGRHTVKFTDLPYVPLTSPPQSADADELFIGQKLGGIIRHGEWAWLARNSVLQIVSLRNGQTISSYEFCESRGYESCCIKSVEEIFPNNPEVMLLAVVLESFRGPGGGGSYVALYSVELSSVLSSIELSLHITCARFMDSSACRRSLLQNFDGCLAVGSEEGVIVLLDLNVEKITSIQNEMQEDNFVPCHIVDYSLPLTEIHRNFRQCQQDGIHFGLQMEVIESPCSIQCILPIDLILGLAIGLEDGRLALYDLAELQIFYVALPKPEVTMSALVKMDFLEPPDDPRPCLYIWTLHENGENLHAVLHSLMYEKRLMEEDESSTYFETFQTSSVRLQLPLEATKSVALACQAISTLSSHGEDDSNCLCAISWFSVLEDKNKLLIFDLNQWYKEEMPFVLEYGKHPNYLAGYILNGECTGLHTLLNSNNIAHFNSMQRFEEHFYPNSLSFEGSLLHTEGCRRYNWEGAQNRVINLLRSSNAAIFLEPNFYFNEIIRTRLMPQFIELNLNSTFSRNAKYEILLSAALEHNCVSLLRDCAKSWIDGSFMGNFSASTGLSLSTLTDWLWKRATSIKTRCNDLCKSLFEFGGYPLDSREQKELGFITRQLKLLSDLLREILVYAKKQIPERVYSDLENKHSSLCMASSYQDILLWLLNIGLLPEAYPHNDKINAGNDLVPYPYKELKELYRNKRSFFANINETFISKKSGSCKLLFIDSFIEHVCKGNILHEYWLENEGDGLYPPNSLESMLRVMLVPDLDYENKCAIMLYFFLDLNMAIDEDAYKDVVANFIKFPSVFKLSASLIKTVQAFWNLDHDQFLPAVDEFISPFNKNQCYPQWQVELLIEVLLNQKASNLALRILESQPSLISPLLKLNTLLANDLISEAFHFVRSKNDDSLLERFFTCCLCNGQFGVIRDLALSEREGLILQNILKKSKAPGAESLHFVYLLQKSKYIEAVSYMDELSNKPKSLKSSMQHDSQMDTPNLVLSAFNTTMTPVTQGLTDVYFRIKNKIKKKEVDNRSPVPLSCQLIKQNANSLLGGIYHSSALSAHFATYYWGEMEEQTKQAKHLLNSNNAPFLRRPQIDTNCIDYLTQNNISYPQAYKVTEKRTLVESEVLDNENDEFERQKVEHKLNPKKKRRLIGQEIVDDLSHFMKMNKTSNNLNASEFAFGPEQTSQTLEQTRKNSLDLLTRPLLTKPAGHGQEVEELATTMPEIHGILKTNTPEPGQLQREPPVEEEKNLRFRLPSADASTTQINIEVTRSEDTLEQMEVAQEEEENRPCSLSVSPKFKQISRAVSEESNKSSVSSSNQSEENFYSPLSSQNNSKLDCSNLSKYSFMSGPQKRKPLARLSADRSEKSLTPEPETKSTNLTSLNKSSNLGYATALESALKSRISPRRSIERSSSEHLDKSVTRDQFVVRKESSNAAYVTAFDTHTKTMSFASSSLKLQVTQTTSGFGSIASHSTFAGSKINEFLPKVSSSKVGTTPVKTIDDNKPPSPTKLSECSTVLGSLTTFECTNTGSNNVFAMPSMPLEKNKPSLEKPTEEQQRQMLETTLGMSTYDFSILDSTSLQQTKSSLMVTAKDVSFRRETSNTADSKNSELAEELNEQMECEEHEEEQMKGDPELKKEHLIEIQKESSTFDFREESNDDCIVLSSSSSSASLPDHEEDDSDNDREEGGHDNEDEENSELGENIESEDYDEEGNDEELSIDETDNPTDTENEDVIQLIEDSSSDVRQPETNYYDESDSDDVKVVEDEPTPLAIENIEKADDKLSVMEKEETKVISTYIIQEEKSEVIEDKHEDVNDVEVVEVAAFTISEIPSSPANKSEIHDSNPVDDSEKISGASNKPSEGDIQINENVGTSTTEIMNETAAETDNVKQDDIMDTSVISGVAQEDHEPVKMQNKEELNAETAKVLSKPHISGSKDINTEEFLSENKDPQLSNSEKVEECVEKPEVIEEEPISLIMEDSMDASDSNKEKQIEIKPTEETKVDTAREEEEKSEVIIEADQINKNVDEKNEELMVKELEVASTSISTPRKLRNLRGSSVPPIDLELNVAAVQSPRRNSRGISVPPQSTTESEEFSNLTPRTRRSVRASSLQPKYKMDDIETETPRKREKTQEAESPSASSRATRGSSVPTNTVAGKISTRRRSVLLDAINEDPASLDSPSTRTRLRSRLNSMDSELDSSIVSATDQLVQSKRSRRTSISSNISELPLTPKRTRRNSISSQPETSAVLTPRTLRGRSVLSVHEEDSESIPASPRPTSNKRIGIKRKTSITEEPSTESQEQTDQISPKSDHSPVSEVSYSTSRRLTRTQLAIMEKSSALSQQFAQNAVAKESNTISPPLNKRTAKSRSTRSSNAHADSDDAESVSSKISTASSVTGTKRRVTRRSIKEKDEIEDDGASIASSVGSEKHQRPRRSKDKSSPNTTLTAIPEDGPVETKKRGRPTKH